The Flammeovirga yaeyamensis genome segment ATTCTTCTTTACTTCAAAACTACTCGGCTTTAACTTTCTATCTGAATCAACAATACCATTTGCAAGGAAAGCTCCATCTGAAGGGACATTTTCAGGACCAAAATCAGCTCCATAAGCAAAGAAAGCATTTCCATCTGCATCCTTTGTGTAAAGTCCTTGATCTACCCAATCCCAAATAAAGCCACCTTGAAGGTTATCATATTTTTCATATAAATCCATGTATTCTTTGAGACCACCACCAGAGTTACCCATATAGTGTTCGTACTCACATTGAATCAATGGTCGATCTGTATACTTTTTAGCGTAATCTTCTATGAATTTATGATCGCCATACATAGGACAGTAAATATCCGTATTCCATTCCAAGCCAGCTCTTTCGTATTGAACAGGAATGTCTGTTACACTTTTTAAATACAAATACGATTGATAGAAGTTATACCCATTACCCGATTCATTACCTAACGACCAAGTCACTATACAAGGGTAGTTTTTGTCTCTTTCATACATTCTTCGTGTACGATCCACAATCGATTTTTCAAAAGATGGGTTATTACTAATCGACTTCCCTTTTTCAAGACTATAACCCATACCATGAGATTCTACATTGGCTTCATCAACGACATACATACCATATTCAGCACATAATTCATAAAAACGTCTAGGTTGAGGATAGTGAGAGGTACGAATAGCATTGATGTTTAATTTCTTCATCAACTCTAAATCCGTTCTCATTATATCCTCGTCCACCACATGTCCAGTATAGGCATTATGTTCGTGTAGGTTAACTCCCTTCACAATGATTGCCTGACCGTTAATTAAAAACTGACCATTTTTTACTTCTGCAGATCTAAAACCAATTCTTTCTGCTGTTGTTTGAAGGACCTTCCCATCTTTTTCAACAGTGATAAGTAAAGTATATAATTGAGGGTTTTCTGCATTCCAAGATTTTACATCCTCTACAAACTCATTGTATTTTACTTCTTGATGTCCATGAGCAGGAATTTCTATTTTTTGAGATTTTTGTAGAATAACATTTGCATTCGAAGTAACCGTTTTATTATCAAAAAGTTGGTAGGATATGGTCGCTTCTTCTACTTGATTGCTAGTGTTTTCCACCTTGATAGATAAATCTAACACACCATCCTTATAATCATTTTTTAGAGTAGTAATCGCTCCAAAATCTTGCAAATGCACAGGGTTTTGAGCAATTAAAAATACATCTCTTTCAATTCCACTAAATCTCCAGAAATCTTGACATTCTATATAAGAAGCATCTGACCAACGGTAGACCTGAAATCCAATCGTGTTTTCACCCTTCTTTAAATAAGAGGTAATATCAAATTCAGAAGGAGTTTTTGATCCTTGAGTATAACCTACTTTTTGTCCGTTGATATAAATAAAAGCCGCTGATTTTATAGCACCAATATGTAAAACAACATTTTGAGATAGGAAATCATCGTTTACATCAAAAGTTCTAAAATAAAGACCGACTGGATTTTTTTGTACCGGAACAAAAGGAGGGTTAGGCTTATCCATTTCAGTAAATCCTTTTGCACGTTCTCTTACATCAGCAAATGGATAATAGTCATTGTTATATATAGGGATGTCAAATCCTTCTACTTCCCAATTGGCAGGGACTTTAATTGTATCCCATTTGTCATGACTAAAATCGGACTTTGAAAATCCTTTTGGAATATTGATTCCATTTTCTAGCAATTTAAATTTCCATGTGCCGTTTAAAGAAAAATAATTTGATGAAGCCTCATATTTATTCTTTAAAGCATCTTCTTGAGTTGTAAAAGGAAAAAATGCAGCTCTTGGATCCATTTTATTTTCCCCAATCATATCAGGGTTTTCAATATAAGGGTCAGGATTTCTTTCTACTTGAGCATAGACTTGATGCATCAAAAAGGAGAAAAGTAATAATAATTTTAGTTGGAGTTTGTTCATTTCTGTATAAGTAATAAAAATTATATAATAATTGGTTGTTGCGTAAATATCTTAAATTGTACCTTATTAAAAAAAGATATAATGAATAATATTCTATATAAATCATGAATTGAGAATATATTTCAGTAGTTGTTTTATGATGAAAATGATTTATATATAATAAATGTTAATAATAAAGATACCTGTTTTTAATCAATAAATATTCATTTTATGGTTATAATAGATGTTTTTTAAATCATTCCTAATATTTTGAACCCAATACAAATGATTTTTGGCTATCATTATTTAATAATAAAAATAATAAACTAATTTTTATAAATAATAAATATTATTAACTTGCTTCGAAATGAAACATGAACTACCAATTAATTACGTAAACAACTATGCGAATTATTACTAAACTTAAAACTCTATTACTTTTCACATTTCTATTTTTGGTGAATTTTACATTCGCTCAAAATAGAATGGTGACCGGAGTAGTATCAACAGAAGCAGGCGAATTACTACCTGGGGTAAATGTTGCTATTAAAGGAACAACAACAGGAACTATTACAGATGTGCAAGGGGAATTCCACATCGAAACAAATTCCGAAAGTACTTTAATCTTCAGTTTTATTGGATTTGGAACTGTAGAGATGAAAGTAGGTTCACAAACGAAAATGAATGTCATTCTCTCAGAAGGTTCAGAGCAACTAGAAGAGGTGATTGTTGTTGGTTTTGGTGAACAGAAAAAGGAAAACGTAACAGGTTCCTTAGAAACAATTGGTTCAGAAACTATTAAAGATAGACCTGTTACTTCTACATCAGCTTTATTTCAAGGGACACTTCCAGGGGTTGTTGCTACACAAACTTCAGGACAACCGGGTGCGGATAACATGGATATCCTAATTCGAGGTTCTTCATCAATTAATGATACTCCAGCATTGGTAATTGTCGATGGAATGCCAATGAGCATGAATAATATCAACCCCCAAGATATCGAGTCCATTACTGTGTTGAAAGATGCTTCTGCAACAGCTATTTATGGTGCACATGCAGCAGGTGGTGTTATTCTAATCACAACAAAAAGAGGTAAAGAAGGAAAGGTGTCTTTTGGTTACAACGGTTATGTTGGTGTACAAACTCCAACAATGGAGCATAAGTTTGTAGGTGCTGTAGAGTTTATGGAGCTAAGCAACTTAGCTAGACAAAATGATGGAGTAAATTCAAATCCAGTATTTACTCAAGATCAAATTGATGAATATAGAAATGGATCAAGACAAGGTGTGAACTGGAGGGATGCGATCATGTCTAGTACAGCAATGCAGCAACAACATAATATGACGGTTTCAGGTGGTAGTGAAAAGGTGAAGTATTATGGTTCTGGTTCATTTTTCGATCAAGGTGGATTAACACCGAATACTAATTTTCAGAGATATAACTTCAGAATGAATGTAGATGCGAAAGTGAATGATCGATTAACAACACATTTCAAATCAGCTTTTGATAATTCAGTGAGACAACAACCAACTAGAGGTATTGGTTCTGCTTATTATAATGCAAACATTTACTCACCAATCGATCCAATCAAATGGGACAACGGAGAATGGAATTATGTAAGAAACGGAAACCCAGTTAGATGGATGGAAGAAGGTGGTGATAGAACTTCAAATTGGGTGAACACTCAGTTAATGTTAGGAGCTGAATACAAAATTGTTGATGGTTTAAAAGCAGTTGTAGATTATAATTTTAGATACTCTCATGATAGAGGAAAGGCATTTAATAATAAACATGACTATTACGACGGGGATGGTAAGTTAGTGAAAACCGAACCAAACTGGTACGAGGACTATAACGCCGCAACCACATATAGTGGTTTACAAGCTCGATTGGATTATGAGAAACATTGGAATAACCACTATCTAAAAGCCATGGTAGGTTATTCAAACGAGACGCAATTATGGGAACAAGGTTCAATGACTCGTTACAATTACCTAACGGATAATATTCATATTATTGATGCAGGTTCTCGTGATCCAAAAGATTGGATGATGGGTGGTACTGCTGATCAGTGGGCTATCCAGTCTCTTTATGCAAGAGTCAATTATGCTTTCAAAGATAGATACCTTTTTGAAGCCAATATTAGACGAGATGGTTCTTCTAAATTTGGTCCTAGTCACAGATACGGATTATTCCCATCTCTTTCATTAGGTTGGAGAATTAGTGAAGAAAGTTTCTTAAAAGATGTGGAGTGGGTAACTAACCTAAAAGTAAGAGGTTCTTGGGGTAAAGTGGGTAACCAAAATATTGGTAGTTTTGATTGGACTCCAACTTTGGCTGCTTCATCTGCTGTGATTGGAGGAGAAGGTGTGACTGCTGTTTATTACGATAAAACGGCCAACCCAGACATTAAATGGGAAACAAAAACAACAACAAACTTTGGTTTAGAAGCAGACTTCTTTGGTCGTTTAATCGGATTTACGGTAGATGTATTTACCAACAGAACGACAGATATCTTAATGAATGTACCAGTACCTCCTCAATTTGGTTATGATGCTCCAAGAGTAAATGCAGGTATTGTAGATAATAATGGATGGGAAGTTTCAGTAAGACACCAAAATCAAATAGGTGATTTCAACTATTTTGTCAACTTAAACCTATTTGATAATAGAAACAATGTGGTGGACATCTTAGAAACTGGTCCATGGATTGATGATATGCGTTTTACTGATGTTGGAGCACCAATGAGAGCATGGTATGGTTTCCGTTCAGATGGAATTTATCAAACGGATGAAGAAGCAAAAGCCAATACTGCACACTATAATCTAAATAATAATATTGGAGCTGGTGATATCAAATTGGTGGATATCAATGGCGATGGTGTAATTGATGGTGATGATAGAGAATTACTAGGTGATCCAAACCCGAGATACATGTTTGGTATTAACCTAGGAGGTAGTTTTAAAGGGTTCGATTTCAATATCTTATTTAATGGAGCCTTACAAAGAGATGTTGTTTTAATAAATGAAGCAGCTGTACCGTTCTTCTTACAAGCTACACCTCAAGAATGGCAAGTAGAAAAAGCATGGCCAAACTCTAATGAATATCCAAAGTTTAGAGAAGAATATACAGTAAATGATCCGGGTAGATATTTTTCAGATTTCTGGATTCAAGATGGTAAATATATTCGTTTAAAGAACGTTACTGTAGGTTATACTTTTAGTGCGGATTTATTGAAAAAAGTAGGGGCTACATCAGCAAGAATCTATGTCTCAGGTGATAACTTATGGACCTCATCGGCTTTATGGTCACCAACCATTGATCCTGAAATTTCAAATGGTAGTAGAGGTGCAAGTTATCCTCAACTTTCTGTGTACACAACTGGAATTAGCTTAAACTTCTAACCTAAACTGATAAACAAATGAAAAACATTAAAAATAATATATTCATACTTTTTCTTTTAGTTGGTTTATTAAATAGCTGTAATCTTTTAGACAAAGAGCCATTACATGCAGTAACCGATGAAACCTTCTGGAAGAATGAAGCAGAGGCAAGAGCCTTCTTAAATAATAACTATAACTCTTTAACTCCTTTTTGGCATCTTTATTTAGAAAGTGCTTCAGATAATGGGTATTTAAAATATGCTTGGGAGGGTTCTGATTTAAGAGATTATACAACTGGTAATCATAATGCTTTTACAGGTTTTTGTGATTGGTGGTTTGATTATAAGGATATCAGAAACTGTTACGAATTCTTGGCAAAGATAGACGAAGTGCCAGGTGTTTCTCCCGAATCAAATAAAGAAATGAAGGCGGAGACTTATTTTTTCTTAGCATCCAAATACTTTGATATGTGGAAAGCTTATAGAGAAGTGCCGCTTGTTGATCGTCTTTTAACTGTTCAAGAAGCAGATGTACCTACTTCAAAGGAAGAAGAAATTAAAGCTTTTATCGAAGAACATCTAGATTTAGCAATAGAAGGTTTACCAGAAACAAGTGCAGAAGGTCGATTAACAAAAGGAGCAGCAAGAATGCTTAAAGCTGATTATTTGATTTGGAATCAGGATTATCAAGGTGTTATTGAACAAACTAAGGCGATTATCAATTCAGGAAATTATGCTTTAGAACCTCACTATGAAGATTTATTTCATTCAAGTACACAGGGTGGTACTAAGGAAGTGATTCTTTGGAGAGAGTATAAAAATGGTGTAAACGCAGATTGGGACAACTATACAAATTATATGTTGTTGCCAAATGGATTCCTTGGTGGTTGGTCATCTGTAGCACCAACTCAAGATTTAGTAGATGCTTATGAAGCCAAAGATGGTGTTTATCCATTTACAGATTCACCTTTATATGATGCTGTAAATGATAAGCAAGGATACACAATTAGAGATCCAAGATTTGAGCAATCGATCCTTTACAATGGAACAGTCTATGGAGGCATTCTATATGAGCCTTTAAGGTTAGATGATAATAACCCAAATGTAATTGGTGGTAATAACTGTACTGTAACTGGTTATAACTATAGAAAATATACTGATTTAGATAAGATATCACCATCTCTATGCGATGTGAACAACTACATTTATAGATATGCCGAAACATTATTATTCTTTGCAGAAGCACAAAACGAAGTAAGAGGTCCATCATCAGAAGTGTATAATGCAATAGATCAAGTAAGAGAAAGAGCAGGTATGCCAAAGGTAAATCAGTCGATCTATAATACACAAGTTGCTGTTAGAGAATTGATCCAGAGAGAAAGAAGAGTAGAGTTTGCTGGTGAGCAAAAACGTTTCTGGGATTCATGGAGATGGGGTATGAATCAATTTGGTAACCCTAAACATTGGACAGAAAACTCTTTACAAGTGGATGTCGAATCAGTAGAATATGAGCATTTAGATGGCTCTGTAAGCAGAGATTTCATTAGAGGTAGACGAAATGGTAGCATGGGGAATAGAAACTACGTTTTACCTATTCCACAATCTGCTTTGGATGTTTCGAGAAACATTACACAACACCCTGCATGGAGATAAACATAACAAAGAGAACTAGACTTTCATGTCAAGTTCTCTAGTAAATAAAATGATTACTTATTAAGAAAAAAGATAATTAAACTATCCATAAATAATATGACCAAAAAGATTAACCTATACTGTTTGTTTTTACTAATGCCTTTGTTAATGAATGCACAAGGTAAAATAGACAGAACCCCACATCCATACATCGAGAATCCTAACATGATTCAAGAAAATAAGATGGATACTAGAGTACATTTTGGGGTATTCGATACTTATCCTGAAGCTAAAACCAATACTTTTGAAAAGAGTAAAAACTACTTGTCATTAAACGGA includes the following:
- a CDS encoding SusC/RagA family TonB-linked outer membrane protein, which encodes MRIITKLKTLLLFTFLFLVNFTFAQNRMVTGVVSTEAGELLPGVNVAIKGTTTGTITDVQGEFHIETNSESTLIFSFIGFGTVEMKVGSQTKMNVILSEGSEQLEEVIVVGFGEQKKENVTGSLETIGSETIKDRPVTSTSALFQGTLPGVVATQTSGQPGADNMDILIRGSSSINDTPALVIVDGMPMSMNNINPQDIESITVLKDASATAIYGAHAAGGVILITTKRGKEGKVSFGYNGYVGVQTPTMEHKFVGAVEFMELSNLARQNDGVNSNPVFTQDQIDEYRNGSRQGVNWRDAIMSSTAMQQQHNMTVSGGSEKVKYYGSGSFFDQGGLTPNTNFQRYNFRMNVDAKVNDRLTTHFKSAFDNSVRQQPTRGIGSAYYNANIYSPIDPIKWDNGEWNYVRNGNPVRWMEEGGDRTSNWVNTQLMLGAEYKIVDGLKAVVDYNFRYSHDRGKAFNNKHDYYDGDGKLVKTEPNWYEDYNAATTYSGLQARLDYEKHWNNHYLKAMVGYSNETQLWEQGSMTRYNYLTDNIHIIDAGSRDPKDWMMGGTADQWAIQSLYARVNYAFKDRYLFEANIRRDGSSKFGPSHRYGLFPSLSLGWRISEESFLKDVEWVTNLKVRGSWGKVGNQNIGSFDWTPTLAASSAVIGGEGVTAVYYDKTANPDIKWETKTTTNFGLEADFFGRLIGFTVDVFTNRTTDILMNVPVPPQFGYDAPRVNAGIVDNNGWEVSVRHQNQIGDFNYFVNLNLFDNRNNVVDILETGPWIDDMRFTDVGAPMRAWYGFRSDGIYQTDEEAKANTAHYNLNNNIGAGDIKLVDINGDGVIDGDDRELLGDPNPRYMFGINLGGSFKGFDFNILFNGALQRDVVLINEAAVPFFLQATPQEWQVEKAWPNSNEYPKFREEYTVNDPGRYFSDFWIQDGKYIRLKNVTVGYTFSADLLKKVGATSARIYVSGDNLWTSSALWSPTIDPEISNGSRGASYPQLSVYTTGISLNF
- a CDS encoding glycoside hydrolase family 2 TIM barrel-domain containing protein, with the protein product MNKLQLKLLLLFSFLMHQVYAQVERNPDPYIENPDMIGENKMDPRAAFFPFTTQEDALKNKYEASSNYFSLNGTWKFKLLENGINIPKGFSKSDFSHDKWDTIKVPANWEVEGFDIPIYNNDYYPFADVRERAKGFTEMDKPNPPFVPVQKNPVGLYFRTFDVNDDFLSQNVVLHIGAIKSAAFIYINGQKVGYTQGSKTPSEFDITSYLKKGENTIGFQVYRWSDASYIECQDFWRFSGIERDVFLIAQNPVHLQDFGAITTLKNDYKDGVLDLSIKVENTSNQVEEATISYQLFDNKTVTSNANVILQKSQKIEIPAHGHQEVKYNEFVEDVKSWNAENPQLYTLLITVEKDGKVLQTTAERIGFRSAEVKNGQFLINGQAIIVKGVNLHEHNAYTGHVVDEDIMRTDLELMKKLNINAIRTSHYPQPRRFYELCAEYGMYVVDEANVESHGMGYSLEKGKSISNNPSFEKSIVDRTRRMYERDKNYPCIVTWSLGNESGNGYNFYQSYLYLKSVTDIPVQYERAGLEWNTDIYCPMYGDHKFIEDYAKKYTDRPLIQCEYEHYMGNSGGGLKEYMDLYEKYDNLQGGFIWDWVDQGLYTKDADGNAFFAYGADFGPENVPSDGAFLANGIVDSDRKLKPSSFEVKKNYQNIKFKALDVAKGEFEIKNWFDFTDLSGYSIYPFIKADGKYLKRLPTIKLKTAPHQVEKILLNYGTLPQNKECFIHFEVRNDNGSHFVPSNYTIALDQFEIPNDIQLQNVNIEKLASISLDEGDNKIQIKNKNFSFVFDKNERTFTSYSFKGTEFIQDKSGLTPSFYRGLTCNDMGAYAFQKAKDWNVATHEFSIENITTEKIKDNVVQMNITYHLPNVETKFVMEYTVFGDGSLKVKSTLKGMEEKEKLPELIRVGLRMNLKKEFDNMSFFGRGPEDNYADRNSANNVDLFTKKVSDQEIPYIRPQEFGNHTDVRWIALQNNKGVGLLAYSSDQYQLSTSAINYTDESLDAGDASYNYPKNLRHDQRHPYQIEKLDGVQWHIDHLQEGVGGVNSWWSRAMDQYMLDPTQDYSYEFMLVPFKKLKSNQLFEKSKMRYSNNIN
- a CDS encoding RagB/SusD family nutrient uptake outer membrane protein encodes the protein MKNIKNNIFILFLLVGLLNSCNLLDKEPLHAVTDETFWKNEAEARAFLNNNYNSLTPFWHLYLESASDNGYLKYAWEGSDLRDYTTGNHNAFTGFCDWWFDYKDIRNCYEFLAKIDEVPGVSPESNKEMKAETYFFLASKYFDMWKAYREVPLVDRLLTVQEADVPTSKEEEIKAFIEEHLDLAIEGLPETSAEGRLTKGAARMLKADYLIWNQDYQGVIEQTKAIINSGNYALEPHYEDLFHSSTQGGTKEVILWREYKNGVNADWDNYTNYMLLPNGFLGGWSSVAPTQDLVDAYEAKDGVYPFTDSPLYDAVNDKQGYTIRDPRFEQSILYNGTVYGGILYEPLRLDDNNPNVIGGNNCTVTGYNYRKYTDLDKISPSLCDVNNYIYRYAETLLFFAEAQNEVRGPSSEVYNAIDQVRERAGMPKVNQSIYNTQVAVRELIQRERRVEFAGEQKRFWDSWRWGMNQFGNPKHWTENSLQVDVESVEYEHLDGSVSRDFIRGRRNGSMGNRNYVLPIPQSALDVSRNITQHPAWR